The DNA region gcaagactgtacagaggagtacagtggccatgtctctcctcaattgagtccaaatttaattctgtctctgtttgattccttgccttttgtcttgtttaatagatgtcatcagtgtttgaacctgacatctaattggtccttcgagccggatccaATATGTTTTGACGATTCCAGCTGGAGTGAGTGAAACCAGAGGAATGGCCACCAACTCCTGATTGAGGAAGCTGTTTTCTTCATTTCGGGCTGGAATTTGAAAAGCTGACGGAAATCCGAGGACAAGAGGAAGGAACGCAGAGAGCAGTGAGTACGTTTTAAGAGAAAGAAACGACTAAGAAAAAGCGTGTGACTGAGGGTTACGACGCATATACAAACCCTGTAAATCCTAGgctctaacaggtaaaaaggcCAAAGAATTAGAGGAGACGACGGAGTCCAATGTccgtgattaaaatttaaaataaaaactgaattaaGATAAAAACTGAAGAGGCCAAAATACTGGAGGGTGTCGGATCCcacaataaatattgaaatatccGTAAGCCATTATCCTGAGGACGACGGAGTCCGACGCAGACCTAACAAGGtctattcagaaaaaaaaaaaaaaaaactgaatttttgtcCGTAAAAAACAATAACCTGGAGGGTGTCGGAGCGCTACATGTATGAAACATTGAAAATTTCCGAGTATCATAACACTGAAAAGTATGAATGAACTTGAGAGTGTGTGGGAGTAATCGCCATTCGGCTATCACTCCATATTAAAGTTGTGAGAAGTAAATAGTGGGTTATTGTGGAAGCTTGTAGGCAAGACACCTCCACTGGGGAACCAACTCCAGTAGAAGCGACGTGTACCACGATAATAAATTAAACCACTATCTTACAACAAAGAAAAAAGTAATCCTTATAAATTCGGCTCTGTAGGGGACGACAGATTACTCCAAATTTATAAAATGGGAAAAGAGACAAGTAAACCAAAGGTTAGTCCAAAAGACAAGTTAACATGTAAAGACTGGAAAGCAGTAGAAATAAAAAACCCAGATTTACTGAAATTTCTCGATGACTGGATATCAAAACATAAATTTACCGGATGCCTCAAAGTAGGTGATATATTAAAGTTAACGGAATCAATAATAGAAAAATGCGGAAGTAACAGAAAAAAGCTAGCCAGAATGGGGTGGGACCACACGGGGTGCTGGATGAGAATGGCTCAAAATAGAGAAGACGgagaaagacagaaaaaaaaggaagagcaggaagaaaggaaaataaaaagtagAGAAGAGGGAAAAGAAAGGGCTAAGAGAGACGAAAAGCTAATGTTTCACAGAACAGAAGATTATGAAACAGGGACAGTTAGGAGAAGAACTAGGCAGTTTGTAAGGGAAGACAGTGAGGATGAGTCAAGTGAGGAAGAAGTACAAACAAAAGCCGACACACACAGCgcgccaacaacaacaaaacaccaaTCAGCGATATACCCAGATCTAAACAAATTACAGAATCCACCGCCATATAATGAAAGTGTAACGACACAACTAACAGTAAGATCAAAAAGGGACCCAAAAAACTCAGACCTGAAATGGTCCAAAAAGCAAGGGGTAGTGTTTTCACCCAAACCTAAAAAAACAACTCAAGATTATAATCTTGACGATGAGGAATTATATCCATTAATTGAAGTGGCTAATCCACGTGCAGGAGAACATGGACAAGTCCCAACACTGTTAGTACACAGGACATGGACGTTGGTAGATGTTAAAAAGGCATTAAAAGAGGTAACACCATATACCGAGGACGTAACACAGTTCCTCGAGGGAATGGAAAACCTCCGTAGATCCTATCACCTTAACGGGATGGAGACACAGACTGCATGGATGACTGCATTGGGGCCGAAATGGCACCAAGTAAGAGGTAATTGGGACCCCATGGGAATAAACATACGGGGCGGAAGAGGAATACCATTAGAACATGACCACGACGACCTAAGAAATAGGGTACGAGACTTAATGGCACGTGTTGAACAAAGGTTCCAAAAAAGAGCAAATTACACTGAATTGGgaagaacaaaacaaaaagatgaagaaacatttgaagattataaaataagactggaaaaaacatttaaacaacacAGCGGACTAAATGAAAATGCTGATCCACAGGGACCCTACCAacaacaattaaaaaacattCTGCATGCAAACTCCAGACAAGCCATACATGAGTGGGTGAACAAACATTACATTGGTTTCCCCACAGGAACATTAGATGAATACATAAATCATGCATTACATGCAGAAAAagttacaaacaaaaaaagagcaaaagTAAGCACTGACACATTCTACCACGAGGAGGAAAATAGCGAAATGTATTATACCCAAAATAAAGGGCGGGGTAGAGGACAGTTTAGAGAACAGTTTAGAGGACAGTTTAGAGGACAAGGACGATCAGGTCGAGGGGGATGAAACCTAGGTGGGGGACAACAAAGACAACAACAGCAGTTGCACCCTACTGCATGTTGGCGCTGTGGCAGAGAAGGACATTTTGCACGTGATTGTCGTGAGAAAAATAACAAACAATCAAGGTTACTCAGCCTGACTAGATCAGGAGACATCCAAATCTCCAAAGACCacacaaaaagacaaagaaaTTAATCAGAGTGATCATAAGAACATACTAAATTATGAGGACTTAAGTAAACTAACAGcgagtaaaccagaaataataattgaaataaatggCAAAGAAATCAAATTCTTGTGCGATACGGGAGCATGTAGAACTACATGTAGAGAACGTTTTCCAGGTATAAAACTAAGTGGGAATAAAATTTCTGCAAGAGCAGCAAGTGGTGAAATTGTGACAGTAGCGGAAACAGAAGTAGTATGGTTGCAAGACCCGTTAGGGAATTCGTGTAACATGCCAATCATAAGTTTCCCAGACTGTCCAGTAAACCTATTAGGATGAGACGTAATGACTGTGCTAGGTTTAGCGATAGTATCGAATTATAAAGGAGGAATGACTGTTAAAAGACGACATCAACTAGAGAGAGGAGACATATGCGTACTAGAAGGAGTAGGAGGACCCAAATATTTGTACTCCCTAGATCTGAAAAATACACCTCCATTAAACACAGCAACGGCATTGCTAAATGAGGGAAAGAAACAGGTAGCAATAAAAGACAACAAGAATGTTGATGAATTGCATGTGACCATGTGGTACAGAGACGGACCAGATTTTGGCTATCAAAAGAAATTAGAAAAAGAGACTCCAACAAAAGTAACACTGACACATCTGTACACTGACGGGGAAGCAGCAGCTGCAGTGGCTGTAAAGCTACCTGCACCCATGTCTACCCTGTTCAGAATGTATACTGCACCACATATATCACTGTACAAAGATGATGACATGAAATAGGAAGATCTAGGAGCATTAGTAGCGAAAGGGGAATATCTGACTAATTGGGAAAAAACCTCAGACAAAACATGggtgaatagagaaactggaatgaCAAAAACAAGTCTGTTCTGGACTATAACTCTACAAAGTGGAGTACATCTGGAACCCGACACAAAACACTGACAATTGCTACTTACCGAAGCTGAAGAAGTATTTTTAgatgaaataccaaaataattaTGGTCAAAAGGACCCACTGATGTGggcaaaattaaaaatatacaacCAGTACAAATCAGATCAAGAACAGAATATAGACCATGCATAAAACAATATCCACTAAAACCAGATGCATTAGAAGGAATAAAACCTGTAATAGAAGATCTAATTAAAGCAGGAGTTATAATAGAATGTGAGGATTCACCATGTAATACCCCAATATTTCCTGTAAAAAAACAGCCACCCTCAGTGGGATGGCGAATGGTACAAGACTTACAAGCAATAAACAATGCAGTACTACAACGTGCACCATGTGTACCAGATCCATACACGTTGTTGAACAGTCTAAGAACGGATGCGACACATTTCACAGTAATTGATTTTAGTAATGCATTCTTCTCGATACCAATACATAAAGAAAGTAAATTTTGGTTTGCATTTACTTATAAAGGGAAACGATACACCCATACAAGACTACCTCAAGGGTATGCGGAAAGTCCGACAATCTATTCACAAGCAATGCATGCAAGTATGTCTAAATTCGACCCTCCAGGAGGAAGTCAAGTCCTAATATATGTAGATGACGTATTATTAGCATCACCGGATAAGGAAACCTGTAAAAAAGATACACTAGCGTTATTAAATCATCTACATAGTGAAGGACACAAAGTAAGCAAAGCAAAAGTCCAGTTATGCAAAACAGAAGTAAATTATCTAGGACATTCTCTAAACAAAAATGGACGCACTATTGTGGAAAGCAGAAAAACAGCAATACTACAAGCACCAAAACCGCAAAAAAAGAAGCAAATGATGTAATTTTTAGGATTAACGAATTACTGTAGAAGTTGGATACCAAATTACGCTGAAATAGTAGCTCCATTAAGTAAATTAATGTATGAAAAAGATCTAAAAATGTCATCACCTGTAGCGTGGAATCCAGAAGCTGAAGCAGCATTCTGTGAAATAAAAAGGACATTAGTGTCCAGCACGACGTTAGCCTTACCAGACTATAGCAAACCATTCATACAAATGGTAGACTGCAGAGGCCACTTTATGACATCCGTGTTGCTACAACAACATGGTGCTAAACAAAGGCCTGTGGCATACTTCTCATCTAAATTAGATAATGTAGCATGTGCactgagtcacacattaagagtgttactaaaacggccttctttcatctccgtaatatcgctaaaattcgttccattttgtccacaagcgatgctgagatcattatccatgcgttcgttacatatcgtctcgattactgtaacattttgttttcgggcctccctatgtctagcattaaaagattacagatggtacaaaatgcggctgctagacttttgacaaaaacaagaaagtttgatcatattacgcctatactggctcacttgcactggcttcctgtgcagctaagatgcgactttaaggttttactacttacgtataaaatactacacggtcaagctcctgcctatcttgacgattgtattgtaccatatgtcccggcaagaaatctgcgttcaaagaattccggcttattagtgattcccagggcccaaaaaaagtctgcgggctatagagcgttttctattcgggctccaatactgtggaatgccctcccggtaaaagttagagatgctacctcagtagaagcatttaagtctcatcttaaaactcatttgtatactctagcctttaaatagactccctttttagaccagttgatctgccgtttcttttcttttcttttctactctgctcccaacccggggtgaaCCGCTAGCATGTCCATCatatggggacatctctacgctgctgacccgtctccactcgggatggttcctgctggccccaccatggactggactttcgctgatgtgttggactttcacaatattatgtcagacccactcgacatccattgcttttggtctcccctagaggggggggggttacccacatatgcggtcctctccaaggtttctcatagtcattcacattgacgtcccactggggtgagttttccttgcccgtatgtgggctctgtaccgaggatgtcgttgtggcttgtacagccctttgagacacttgtgatttagggctatataaataaacattgattgattgattgattgacctcaTTGTGTGCGAGCGGTAGTGGGAGCATCTATGGCAATTGATAGCAGTAGTCAAATTGTACTGTTCCACCCATTAACCCTAAAAGTGCCTCATGCTGTGTCAGCACTATTACTACAAACTAATTTAGCGTTCTTATCACCAGCTAGACACTTATCCTGTGGCCACGTTACTGTCACAACCACATCTGACAATAGAGAGATGCACGACACTTAATCCAGCAACATTAATTCCTGACCCCAGTGATGGAGAACCACATGACTGTCAGCAGTTAGCAGAACAAACATCTAAGCCCAGACCTGACCTACAGGACCAACCTCTCACGGGGGGAGGAGTATTGTTTGTAGACGGGTCAGCACGGAAAGGGGAAGATGGGAAAAATAGAATAGGATGCGCGGTGGTTACAGTAACCAAAGTGTTGAAAGCTCTCAAATTACCATCTAATTACTCCGCGCAAGCGGCGGAATTAGTGGCACTAACAGAAGCATGTAAATTAATGAAAGATCAAATGGTCACAATATACACAGATAGTCAATACGCATTCTCAACAGTGCACACATTTGCACAACACTGGCAAAATAGAGGGATGATAACGTCAACAGGAAAACCTGTAACACATGGAGAACTATTAAAATAATTATTAGAAGCAGTACAGCTACCAGCTAAAATAGCAATATGCAAATGTGCAGCACACACAAACGGAACGGACACAGTAACACTGGGAAATGCGTTTGCGGACAAAACAGCAAAACAAGCAGCAGAAGAGGAAATGCAAGTTTTTAAACTGCAAACTTGTGACATAAATAATGATATCCTAAAAGACATGCAACAACAAAGTACTCCAAAAGAGAAAGATAAATGGATAAAAAACGGAGCCACGTTAAACAAAGAAGACATCTATATATGTCCAGACAATAAACCAATCTTACCAAAAAATCTGTATAAATGGGCAGCAGTTTTGAGCCATGGTTGTACTCATGTCTCAACAGGAGAGATGACAGGTCTTATACAGAAGTATTATACTACCTATGGTTTTAATACTTATTCAAAAAATTTTTGTAGGGCATGCATGACCTGTGCGAGGCACAATCCACAAGGGAATATGCGCCCACAACGTGGCCAATTCCCCAAACCACAACACCCATTCCAACATCTATGCATGGATTTTATTGAACTAAATAAGAGTGAAGGAAAACAGTATTGTCTGGTCATAGTAGATGCATTTTCAAAATGGGTAGAAATATTTCCTACAGGAAAAGCAGATGCGCTAACAGTAGCAAAGGCATTATGTAAAGAGATAATACCAAGATATGGTATACCCGAAAAACTATACAGTGACAATGGACCCCATTTTGTAAATCAATCGATCAAGAATATAGGATTGTTATTCCACATTAATCTAAAAAATCACTGTGCTTACCATCCACAAAGCGCAGGACTAGTGGAAAGGACAAACGGAACAATTAAAAACAGACtaaagaaatgtatggaagaaACCAAACGTCCATGGACACAATGTATAGATTTAGTAAAAATGTACATGAACATTACAAGTACAACAGGACTAACAccatttgaaataatatttgGAAGACTTTACCAGCTACCAAATTTCAAAAATCAATGTGAACCTAATGATGAATCAAATTTAGCAGATTATATGCGCAAAATGCTGGAGAAATTAAAAGAGACAGAAGCTAATAGAGACGAACCTGTTGTGTCTCCACAGATAACAGACCTAGTGGAACCAGGAGAGTGGGTTCTGATAAGAAGCGTTAAAAGAAAACATTGGCATTCTCCAAGGTGGGAGGGACCGTACCAGGTACTGTTAACAACCCCGGCAGCAGTAAAGATAGCAGAAAGACCAACCTGGGTACACTTAGTACATTGTAAAAAGGTCATATCTGTTGAATCATCCAATAAGGAAAGGGAAGCAAAGTCTGGTAATAGTGTGGACGCACACGATAACTAGAGTTGAGCTAAACCACTGACCTTGTTAGAGGAGTGAATCAGCAAAGATGACACTCCATTCGCTCAGACGGTCCATAACATATGGGttaacgatattggtactggtcgGCCCTGCCCCCCTAATATGGTTCACTTGGGAATCTGAGGAAAATGTAGAACTCAGGAAACAAAATGATACTGCGCCCATAGTAAACACAAACCATTGGCAGAatcaagaagtaaaatacactcaCAGGGGAGGTCGTATTAGAAGACGGGTAATGGGAGGATTCGGAGTAACCTCATTAGTGGAAAAAATGCCAGAAAACCCTTGCCAGAAAAACAGTAATGGACAAAAGTATTCGGGTTTTTATTTGTGTTATCAAAGGGACATATTCACCAGCACACTACAAATTCCACTGTCACAATTAGAAATAGGAGGACACAGGGGGATTGAGTGGCAAAGCTATCCATGGTACATAAGAGTGAGCGGATATACTTCTGATTGGGGATGGGTTTCTCATACCACCGACTCGTGGGACACATCCACTTATGGGTGGCAACCAGAGGCAATCAAATGGAAATCCCGATTTAAATTGACCAAAACAGGCAATAGTCTAGTAATGAAATTCAATACTACAGAGTCTCCACTCAACTCCACTCCACCTGTTAATAGACATGTTGCCCCTAAATGTTATCCTCTGGCTATTTGTGTCTACAAGACTGGTGAAGATCCCTGTACTGTCATATCACTCTGCCCAAATGTGACCATTAAAGATGGAAGTAAACAATTTAGGAACCAAACTGGGAAAACACACACAGGTCTAACAATAGGACCCCTGACCAAAAGCACTCTCAAGGTCCACATTGTCAATGGAcccttaaaggcccactgaaatgaattgtttttatttaaacggggatagcagatctattctatgtgtcatacttgatcatttcgcgatattgccatatttttgctgaaaggatttagtatagaacaacgacgataaagattgcaacttttggtatctgataaaaaaaaaggcttgcccctaccggaagtagcgtgacgtagtcagttgaacatatacgcaaagttccctattgtttacaatgatggccgcatgaagtgagagagattcggaccgagaaagcgacaatttccccattaatttgagcgaggatgaaagattt from Entelurus aequoreus isolate RoL-2023_Sb linkage group LG02, RoL_Eaeq_v1.1, whole genome shotgun sequence includes:
- the LOC133632478 gene encoding uncharacterized protein LOC133632478, whose product is MGKETSKPKVSPKDKLTCKDWKAVEIKNPDLLKFLDDWISKHKFTGCLKVGDILKLTESIIEKCGSNRKKLARMGWDHTGCWMRMAQNREDGERQKKKEEQEERKIKSREEGKERAKRDEKLMFHRTEDYETGTVRRRTRQFVREDSEDESSEEEVQTKADTHSAPTTTKHQSAIYPDLNKLQNPPPYNESVTTQLTVRSKRDPKNSDLKWSKKQGVVFSPKPKKTTQDYNLDDEELYPLIEVANPRAGEHGQVPTLLVHRTWTLVDVKKALKEVTPYTEDVTQFLEGMENLRRSYHLNGMETQTAWMTALGPKWHQVRGNWDPMGINIRGGRGIPLEHDHDDLRNRVRDLMARVEQRFQKRANYTELGRTKQKDEETFEDYKIRLEKTFKQHSGLNENADPQGPYQQQLKNILHANSRQAIHEWVNKHYIGFPTGTLDEYINHALHAEKVTNKKRAKVSTDTFYHEEENSEMYYTQNKGRGRGQFREQFRGQFRGQGRSGRGG